The following are from one region of the Chlamydiota bacterium genome:
- a CDS encoding DUF1189 family protein, translating to MARRIGCFFSDVWRSATDMRFYGTAAALPFRSAFLHLVKVSLAIGSMLAVMLAAQLFFLNNVWRWCADNLPAVTVLNGTASAEVAQPMVIEHRSGAGEPFAVIIDTTGATEGVDLKYRAGVLVKKRGVVFRVGETVFSRDYLADASFTIDRRYFESLVVRRRWIALLAAGVYPAALAALFLQSAAAAAVGVFASRLRGAGLPFRAVLQMSFYAAALAVCFILAILLVGVRLDPRVLLGVYAFVHVAFLVAAVVSAEGGARAA from the coding sequence ATGGCCCGGAGAATCGGCTGTTTCTTTTCCGACGTCTGGCGGAGCGCGACCGATATGCGCTTCTACGGGACGGCGGCCGCCCTACCGTTCCGCTCCGCCTTCCTCCACCTCGTGAAAGTCTCCCTCGCGATCGGCTCGATGCTCGCGGTGATGCTCGCTGCGCAGCTCTTCTTCCTGAACAACGTCTGGCGCTGGTGCGCGGACAACCTCCCCGCCGTGACGGTCCTGAACGGGACGGCGAGCGCCGAGGTCGCCCAGCCGATGGTCATCGAGCACCGGTCGGGCGCGGGCGAGCCGTTCGCGGTGATCATCGACACGACCGGGGCGACGGAAGGCGTCGATCTGAAGTACCGCGCCGGCGTCCTCGTCAAGAAGCGGGGGGTCGTCTTCAGGGTCGGGGAGACGGTCTTCTCGCGCGACTATCTCGCGGACGCCTCGTTCACCATCGACCGCCGCTACTTCGAGAGTCTCGTCGTCCGGCGGCGGTGGATCGCCCTCCTCGCCGCGGGGGTCTATCCGGCCGCGCTCGCCGCCCTCTTCCTCCAGTCCGCCGCCGCGGCGGCCGTCGGCGTCTTCGCGTCGCGCCTCCGCGGCGCGGGGCTTCCGTTCCGGGCGGTGCTCCAGATGAGCTTCTACGCCGCCGCCTTGGCGGTCTGTTTCATCCTCGCCATCCTTCTCGTCGGCGTGCGCCTCGACCCGCGCGTCCTCCTCGGCGTCTACGCATTCGTGCACGTCGCGTTCCTCGTCGCCGCGGTGGTATCGGCGGAGGGAGGCGCCCGTGCCGCGTGA
- a CDS encoding DUF192 domain-containing protein gives MPRDPRRILILCALPLLMQACGGEPPRIPLPVATLRVRGREIRAEVARAPREMSRGLMYRRTLGKDSGMLFSYASPRPLSFWMKNTRIPLDIAFLDGEGRILQIEQMRPYDELRRTVSREPARYALEMNRGWFAAHGVGAGDVVEIPGEARIGAPHGASSPGGIR, from the coding sequence GTGCCGCGTGATCCCCGGCGCATCCTCATCCTCTGCGCGCTGCCGCTCCTGATGCAGGCGTGCGGCGGGGAGCCGCCGCGGATACCGCTCCCGGTCGCGACGCTCAGGGTGAGAGGGCGCGAGATCAGGGCCGAGGTCGCCCGCGCGCCGCGGGAGATGTCGCGCGGCCTGATGTACCGCCGCACACTGGGCAAAGACTCCGGGATGCTCTTCTCGTACGCCTCCCCGCGCCCCCTGAGCTTCTGGATGAAGAACACGCGCATCCCCCTCGATATCGCGTTCCTCGACGGGGAGGGCAGGATCCTCCAGATCGAGCAGATGCGCCCGTACGACGAGCTCCGGCGGACCGTCTCGCGGGAGCCCGCCCGGTACGCGCTCGAGATGAACCGCGGCTGGTTCGCGGCGCACGGGGTGGGGGCGGGGGACGTCGTGGAGATCCCCGGCGAGGCGCGGATCGGCGCGCCCCATGGGGCGTCCTCCCCCGGCGGAATTCGCTAG